From a region of the Macrobrachium nipponense isolate FS-2020 chromosome 3, ASM1510439v2, whole genome shotgun sequence genome:
- the LOC135222554 gene encoding uncharacterized protein LOC135222554, with product MDVLSEEIRDKELWELLYDDDLVITDENEDLKRRFGGWQESVEVSVNKTEVMVSGWEDRGRIVMQEGRNSNTIQAETFRYLGSTLSQEGACETEVNSRIKAAWGKWREVAGVVCDKKMPIKLKVKIYSPVIRPMLMYGAETWALRRKEEVNLE from the coding sequence atggatgtgttaagtgaagagattaGGGAtaaagagctgtgggagttgttgtacgacGACGATCTGGTGATTACTGATGAAAATGAAGACCTAAAGAGAAGGTTTGGAGGGTGGCAGGAGTCTGTAGAGGTGAGTGTGAATAAAACAGAAGTTATGGTGAGTGGTtgggaagatagaggcagaattGTAATGCAAGAAGGAAGAAACTCTAATACAATACAGGCGGAAACGTTTAGATAcctaggatctactttaagccaagagggagcaTGTGAGACTGAAgttaacagtaggataaaagcagcgtgggggaagtggagagaggtagctggggTAGTATgcgataagaaaatgccaattaaGCTCAAAGTCAAGATCTACAGCCCAGTGATAAGACcaatgttaatgtatggagcagaaacatgggctttaagaagaaaagaagaagtaaaCCTTGAgtga